GTAAATTGGTTAATTTAACTATCATCCGGGGCCTGTTTAATATCGATTGAATTATAATTTTAACCTAACACCGGTGAAATATGCAAGTTTCTGACTTTCAGCGGCTAACTTTGAACTTTGAACTTCGAACTTTGAACATTTAAAGGCTTGTATTCTTTCGAAATAAATACTTTTTATTTAAAATTATTTGTTATTTTAGCGCCCGTTATTAAACCAAACGCCTAAACCAACTATCCTCATGAAAATTACAAAACTAGCCTTCATTGCACTGGCAAGTGTTATTGTTTTTTCTGTTAGCGCTTTCGCTCAAAAAAACTTTATAAAAGATGCAGATAAATCATTCAAATCCCGCGAATATTTTACTGCAATTGAGCTTTACAAAAAGGCCTATGCTGCCTCTAACAAGAAGGAAGATAAAGCCAGGATAATTTTCCAAACTGCCGAATGTTACCGTTTGATAAACGATAATAAAAGCGCTGAACAATGGTATGATAAGGCCATCCAGGCGAAATACCCTGATTCAAAAGCAAGGTTATACCTGGCTGATGCCAAAAAGATCAACGGAAAATACGATGAAGCTTTAGTGCAATACAACAAATACAAGAAAGAAGTGCCTGAAGATCCAAGAGGAGAAAATGGTGCTAAGTCGTGCGAATTAGCACAAAAGTGGAAAGATTCACCTACACGTATGAAAGTTGAACCTGTTGCTCAGATCAACTCAAAGCAGCTCGATTTCAGCCCGTCGTACATCGATAAAAAATACACCTCACTTTATTTCACTTCTACCCGTGAAGGTGCAACAGGCGGGAAAATGGACGGTGGTATAGGACAAAATTTCAGTGATATTTTTGAAACAAAACTTGATAAAAACGGGAAATGGAGTACACCATCTCCGATTACACCACCTGTAAATACTGAGGGTAACGATGGATCCACTGTTATAAGTAAAAAGGGTAATTTCATGGTGTTTACACGTTGCAACGCGCAAAAGAATAAAATACTTCCTTGCGGCATTTATACAACAACTATAAAAGGAAAAGTTTGGGAGGAACCTAAAAAAATACCTTTCTGTACCGATAGTTCTTCTTTCGGACACCCGGCTTTATCTTTAGACGAAACTATACTTGTATTCAGTTCTGATATGCCAGGCGGTTTTGGTGACAAAGATCTTTGGATGAGTTCATTTGATAAAAAGACGAAAGAGTGGAGCGAACCTGTAAACCTTGGTCCCGGCATTAATACTCCCGGTTATGAAGGGTATCCTTTCCTGCACGATGATGGCAACTTATACTTTGCTTCAAATGGTAATTTAGGAATGGGAGGTCTGGATAT
The sequence above is a segment of the Bacteroidota bacterium genome. Coding sequences within it:
- a CDS encoding OmpA family protein: MKITKLAFIALASVIVFSVSAFAQKNFIKDADKSFKSREYFTAIELYKKAYAASNKKEDKARIIFQTAECYRLINDNKSAEQWYDKAIQAKYPDSKARLYLADAKKINGKYDEALVQYNKYKKEVPEDPRGENGAKSCELAQKWKDSPTRMKVEPVAQINSKQLDFSPSYIDKKYTSLYFTSTREGATGGKMDGGIGQNFSDIFETKLDKNGKWSTPSPITPPVNTEGNDGSTVISKKGNFMVFTRCNAQKNKILPCGIYTTTIKGKVWEEPKKIPFCTDSSSFGHPALSLDETILVFSSDMPGGFGDKDLWMSSFDKKTKEWSEPVNLGPGINTPGYEGYPFLHDDGNLYFASNGNLGMGGLDIFKAKKTGDKKWGEVTNLQSPINSNADDFGIIFEGKKERGYFASNREGGKGGDDIWQFSLPPMMFTIEGVITDCKFKETIEGVTMKLVGSDGSTAETKTDKSGYYKFAENADKRYVNENTSYVLTATVGNEIKTVEAPKGFLNSSVKAKETTVGLTESKVFKHDFCLTPIEKEIRFPDVLYDLGKADLRPESKDSLNFLYQTLVDNPTIVIELSAHTDSRASDAFNLTLSKARAKSCVDYLLSKGINAARLVPQGYGEKRLLVTDAQIAKMATVEEKEAGHQKNRRTVFTVLRKDFVDPNAPKEQPKPIEQPKKEEGEEE